In Oryza sativa Japonica Group chromosome 2, ASM3414082v1, the following are encoded in one genomic region:
- the LOC4329395 gene encoding uncharacterized protein — protein sequence MAPHFVLGPGVPQQLLIQSAAAGDLPAFKKFARMLDGGKGRLKEAVEAVKNRGAGALHQAARYGRTAMCAYMVEELQVDIDAADELGATPLGYAIYGGIVDTVSYLLDHGANPDKPNEKGCTPLHLAVEQGHCEIVKVLLVKGANVDSSSDHGTPLHVAASKSQDGCMKILLDHHADCNKTFSTVCTPLIAAMMGRSLKCCKLLIEAGADVKGVGTFTPLIVAATEGLTDFYKCLLEGGADPDVPDKFGFLPIEIAARQNRRKDVEILLPVTSRIPSVHDWSVDGMITYVNKQVEVDPFFKIRPADLKLEGNRAYMRKDYLTAAKLYNMAIEHDPEDMTLYSNTSVCWLKMGKGMNALETAQVCRILRPDWPKGCYREGTAHMFMKDYEKACNAFLDGFKLDPANIEIENALREALKSLKASRAA from the exons ATGGCGCCGCATTTCGTACTGG GCCCCGGCGTACCGCAGCAGCTGCTCATCCagtcggcggccgccggcgacctccccgCCTTCAAGA AGTTTGCTCGTATGCTGGACGGCGGGAAGGGGCGGCTcaaggaggcggtggaggccgtGAAGAACCGCGGCGCTGGGGCTCTGCACCAAGCCGCCCGCTACGGGAGGACCGCGATGTGCGCGTACATGGTCGAGGAGCTCCAGGTGGACATCGACGCCGCCGATGAGTTAG GCGCTACGCCTCTTGGTTATGCAATTTATGGTGGGATTGTGGATACTGTGAGCTATCTTCTTGATCATGGTGCAAATCCAGATAAGCCAAATGAAAAAGGGTGTACCCCTCTCCATCTAGCAGTTGAACAAG GACATTGCGAGATAGTAAAGGTCTTACTGGTGAAAGGTGCTAATGTTGATTCATCTTCTGACCATGGGACACCACTGCATGTTGCTGCCTCAAAAAGTCAGGATGGTTGTATGAAGATTTTGTTGGACCACCATGCAGAT TGTAACAAGACATTCTCTACAGTTTGTACACCTCTCATTGCTGCGATGATGGGTCGCTCACTGAAATGTTGTAAGCTTTTGATTGAG GCTGGTGCTGATGTTAAGGGTGTTGGTACTTTTACCCCCTTAATAGTTGCTGCAACTGAAGGCTTAACTGATTTCTATAAGTGCTTACTGGAGGGTGGTGCTGATCCTGATGTGCCTGATAAA TTTGGGTTTCTGCCCATAGAAATTGCTGCACGTCAGAACAGGAGGAAAGATGTGGAGATCCTACTTCCAGTAACTTCTCGTATTCCATCTGTGCATGATTGGAGTGTTGATGGGATGATTACTTATGTAAACAAACAGGTGGAG GTTGaccctttcttcaaaataagacCAGCTGATCTGAAGTTGGAAGGAAATAGGGCATACATGAGAAAAGACTATCTTACTGCCGCAAAACTCTACAATATG GCGATCGAGCACGACCCTGAAGATATGACCTTGTACTCTAACACGAGCGTTTGCTGGCTTAAGATGGGTAAAGGAATGAATGCTTTGGAAACTGCTCAAGTTTGCAGGATATTGCGCCCTGATTGGCCCAAGGGCTGCTACAGGGAAGGGACCGCTCACATGTTCATGAAG GACTATGAAAAGGCCTGCAATGCATTTCTTGATGGTTTCAAACTGGACCCAGCGAATATTGAGATTGAAAATGCGCTACG GGAGGCTTTGAAATCATTGAAGGCGTCTCGTGCTGCTTGA
- the LOC107277270 gene encoding uncharacterized protein isoform X2, producing MAPPRFPPSSSAARLPPRSTPPEPRPSPPAAAAGAAALAPGSLEEVLLQAAFDGNLRLVRKMARALDEGDGRRLGDKVGAVRDGNGVGALHLAAGRGSLPVCGYLLEELRVDIDAVEDRGETALTFAINSGNADMVRYLLDHGADTEKLNNDGLTVLHFASGEELKIFLVGAVLTKLVSSLPSRDACRVESPRC from the exons atggcgccgcctcgcttccctccctcctcctccgccgcgcgcctcccGCCGCGATCCACACCGCCGGAGCCCAGGCCCAGCCCcccagccgcagccgccggcgccgccgccctcgcccccGGCTCGCTGGAGGAGGTCCTCCTCCAGGCGGCCTTCGACGGCAACCTCCGCCTCGTCAGGA AGATGGCGAGGGCGCTGGACGAGGgggacggccgccgcctcggcgacAAGGTGGGGGCCGTGAGGGACGGCAACGGCGTCGGCGCgctgcacctcgccgccggccgggggAGCCTGCCCGTTTGCGGGTACCTGCTCGAGGAGCTTCGTGTGGATATTGACGCCGTCGAGGACAGAG GTGAAACGGCCTTGACATTTGCGATCAATTCCGGGAATGCGGACATGGTGCGGTATCTTCTTGATCATGGAGCTGATACTGAAAAGCTCAACAACGATGGACTTACTGTTCTCCATTTTGCTTCTGGCGAAG agctgaagatcttcctagtgggAGCTGTCCTGacgaagttggtttcgtcgctgccgtcaagggatGCCTGTagagtggagtcgccccgctgctga
- the LOC136355253 gene encoding hsp70-Hsp90 organizing protein 1-like: MTDEEFCEAMLDMGKFQGREAVKNKDYRGAMHIYTKAIALNTRDASLFSNRSLCWLKLGEGEKALIDAEACRMMQPNWPEACYRQGAALMLLKDYKNACSSFLDGLKLEPENVKMNNALRLCLVQRKGGFAILEDVRQR, translated from the exons ATGACG GATGAAGAGTTTTGCGAAGCTATGCTTGATATGGGAAAATTTCAAGGCCGTGAAGCAGTCAAGAATAAAGATTATCGTGGTGCCATGCACATTTATACCAAG GCTATTGCTCTCAATACTAGAGATGCATCTTTGTTCTCAAATAGGAGCCTTTGTTGGCTGAAATTGGGTGAGGGGGAGAAGGCTTTGATAGATGCTGAAGCTTGCAGGATGATGCAACCAAACTGGCCAGAAGCCTGCTACCGTCAAGGAGCTGCTCTAATGTTACTGAAG GATTACAAAAATGCATGCAGCTCATTTCTTGATGGTCTCAAGTTGGAGCCAGAGAATGTTAAGATGAATAAtgcattaaggctgtgtttagttcagcgcaaa GGAGGCTTTGCAATCCTTGAAGATGTCAGGCAGCGTTGA
- the LOC107277270 gene encoding uncharacterized protein isoform X1: MAPPRFPPSSSAARLPPRSTPPEPRPSPPAAAAGAAALAPGSLEEVLLQAAFDGNLRLVRKMARALDEGDGRRLGDKVGAVRDGNGVGALHLAAGRGSLPVCGYLLEELRVDIDAVEDRGETALTFAINSGNADMVRYLLDHGADTEKLNNDGLTVLHFASGEVFGRFVDPRYLEDVDVVLSVREQELKIFLVGAVLTKLVSSLPSRDACRVESPRC, encoded by the exons atggcgccgcctcgcttccctccctcctcctccgccgcgcgcctcccGCCGCGATCCACACCGCCGGAGCCCAGGCCCAGCCCcccagccgcagccgccggcgccgccgccctcgcccccGGCTCGCTGGAGGAGGTCCTCCTCCAGGCGGCCTTCGACGGCAACCTCCGCCTCGTCAGGA AGATGGCGAGGGCGCTGGACGAGGgggacggccgccgcctcggcgacAAGGTGGGGGCCGTGAGGGACGGCAACGGCGTCGGCGCgctgcacctcgccgccggccgggggAGCCTGCCCGTTTGCGGGTACCTGCTCGAGGAGCTTCGTGTGGATATTGACGCCGTCGAGGACAGAG GTGAAACGGCCTTGACATTTGCGATCAATTCCGGGAATGCGGACATGGTGCGGTATCTTCTTGATCATGGAGCTGATACTGAAAAGCTCAACAACGATGGACTTACTGTTCTCCATTTTGCTTCTGGCGAAG ttttcggccgtttcgtcgatccgcggtatCTCGAAGACGTTGATGTGGTCttatcagtgcgagagcaag agctgaagatcttcctagtgggAGCTGTCCTGacgaagttggtttcgtcgctgccgtcaagggatGCCTGTagagtggagtcgccccgctgctga
- the LOC107277270 gene encoding uncharacterized protein isoform X3 — MAPPRFPPSSSAARLPPRSTPPEPRPSPPAAAAGAAALAPGSLEEVLLQAAFDGNLRLVRKMARALDEGDGRRLGDKVGAVRDGNGVGALHLAAGRGSLPVCGYLLEELRVDIDAVEDRGETALTFAINSGNADMVRYLLDHGADTEKLNNDGLTVLHFASGEGNS, encoded by the exons atggcgccgcctcgcttccctccctcctcctccgccgcgcgcctcccGCCGCGATCCACACCGCCGGAGCCCAGGCCCAGCCCcccagccgcagccgccggcgccgccgccctcgcccccGGCTCGCTGGAGGAGGTCCTCCTCCAGGCGGCCTTCGACGGCAACCTCCGCCTCGTCAGGA AGATGGCGAGGGCGCTGGACGAGGgggacggccgccgcctcggcgacAAGGTGGGGGCCGTGAGGGACGGCAACGGCGTCGGCGCgctgcacctcgccgccggccgggggAGCCTGCCCGTTTGCGGGTACCTGCTCGAGGAGCTTCGTGTGGATATTGACGCCGTCGAGGACAGAG GTGAAACGGCCTTGACATTTGCGATCAATTCCGGGAATGCGGACATGGTGCGGTATCTTCTTGATCATGGAGCTGATACTGAAAAGCTCAACAACGATGGACTTACTGTTCTCCATTTTGCTTCTGGCGAAG GGAATAGTTAG